Within Runella rosea, the genomic segment GGATACGTTCTTGAAGGGATTAAAGAAGGCACTAATCTCGAAAACAAGGCTCCTTGCGTTTTTGTCCGTGCGGGGAGGCTTTGCATCGTACTGCCATCTAATTGATCCCAGACGTAAGTTAAAACATCCCCAACATCAGGATCAGAAGCAGTGGCAAAAAGGGTAAAAGGGGTATTGACAGGGATCGCTCGATCTGGGCCCGCATTCACGGTCGGTACTGTATTTCCAGTTGGTATGCTGTTGCCTACAGTAGGTACGGTATTCAATAAATGCTTGGCTAACTGATGATAAGAATTAGAATGTGCATAGGGGTCGGTGTTTCCACCATGAACTGACCTACCTGCATTTTCTGGTTCATAGTTTGTTGAATTTCTATTATTGATTGTATGTGCCTGCGAAAACTGATGCCCGATTTCATGCCGCGAAACGGGAATATCAAACCCACTTGAATAGCCTGATTTAAACCCTCCTGCACAACCACCCCCATAACTACTGCTGAGAATAACATGACTTATGTCGTAATTGGAAGCCCCGATGGCATTATCAATAACTGATGCCTGACTAGTTAAGATATTTGAGGCATTGGTACATCCTCCCCCCGACATAGGTGGCCAAGGGTCTGTTGCGGCGTTGGGATAGATGATTGATAATAAGAGATTATCAGGCACAAGTTCGAAGCGAACACTGTATTCTCTTCCGTACATACTATTAATATCAGCAATCCAACGTTTCATTATACGTAAAACTTCTGCTTTTTTTTCGGTATCATTTGCACCGGGGACTGATTGGGTAAATTCTCCAGTGACAGAAACGGCCAGTCTTAGTACACGTAAGCTACCGCCTCTTGGTAAATTTGTTCCAATGAACGGAGAAGGGACATTTTGAGCAGTCAGAACTATTGGAATGAGGAGTACTAAAAGCGCAAGTTTGGTTTTCATAGAAATGAAACTTTTAAATTACTGAAGATAAGGGCTTTAAATCGGCTTTTTGGCACTCATTTTTCAATTGGAAAACAGAGGGAGTTTAGCTTACCGCTTCATCGGCTGCATTTTCCAATACGTCAGGCTACGCCAGAGCCATTCGAGCGGGCCGAAACGGAAATACTTCAGCCAAATCGGGGAGGCAATTAACTGAAAAGTCCAAATACCGATAACGATGTAATACAACTCATAGCGCTGCAATTTGCCGTACATCGAAAAACCATAACCTAAGAAAATGAAATTGCAAATGATGGAATGCGTGATGTAATTGGTAAAGGCCATTTGCCCCACTGCCGCCAACGATTTTTGTAAAAAAGGCAGAAAGCCCGATTTGACGAAAAGCATGATAAGGGCAATATGCCCGCAGGTGGTGGGGATTCTGCCGAGGTCGTAAGTCAAAAAAGATTGATTGATTGATAAAATGGAGAAGTTGTTGGATACTTGGAGTAAACCCTCATAATAATTGATTGAGATGCCGATACCATAACCGATTAAGGCCATCAGTAAATAGAATCGTTTTGATTTGGCGGCCGCATCGGCGGTTCGATTCAGAATGCCCAATTTAAAAAATGCCATTCCCCATAACATCATGGCTAAAGTATCCAGAAAATTGTAGCGATAAATAAATACGGTTTCCGCCATCATGTTTCCTGGGGCTTTGTGCATCACAATACTCCAATAGCCTTTGCTTCTGGCACTCATCTCTTCCTTCAATTGTTCAGGAGTGGCTTTGTCTTCTTTATTTTTTTCTGTCCATTTTTCAATTGCCTTAACTTCTTCTTTCGTTAGTTTCTGACCTTTGGCTTTTTTTATAATTGCTGCAGTTGAAGTCTCAAAAGTATTTTTTAGCTGAAAATAATCTTTTGCAGTCCAGGCAAATGCAAGGAGTAATATCACAACTGCGCCAATAATAAGTTGCTTAGGCAGCAGATGTCTAAAACTAAAAGCAAACATACCTACAAGTGCATAACAATATAATATTTCGCCATCCCACAGTAAGAGGTAACAATGGATGATACCAAAAAGCAGCATCCACATCAATCGGCGGAAAAAGAGATCGGTTACGACTGTGCCTGGCGTGTTCTCAACTGAACGGCCAGTAAACAATAGAATACCTGCGCCAAATAGCATCGAAAACATCCCGCGCATGGTACCTTCAAAAAACAATGTATTCATCCACCAAACCGTAAGATTCCAGCCCGTGGCACCTCCGTTGTTGGTCGGGTCAAAATAGGCTTTGTATAAGCCAAAACCGATAATATTCATCAATAAAATACCGAATAGGGAAATGCCCCGGATGGTGTCCATTGCTGAAATCCGCTCGGATTTGGTGGTAGGTTGTAGGGTTTCTTGGGTTTGCATAAGTACTAAGATTTTTGATATAGGTTATTGGTACTTACTGTTTTAAGTTTTATTTTTTGAAAGGCTGCAACTTCCAATACGTCAAGCTCCGCCACAGCCATTCGAGCGGCCCAAACAAAAAATACTTTAGCCATATTGGACTGATAATCAACTGAAAAACCCAAATCGCGAAGGCTACGAAGTAAATTTGATAGAATTCCAGTTCGGCAAAGTAGTTGAGACCGTAGCCAAAGAAAAACAGCGTACATATCACCGAGTGTGAAATGTAATTGGTAAAAGCCATGCGGCCTACGGCCACCAAGCGGTTCATCAAGCCCTGCACCACGCCCGATTTATAGAGCAAAATCAGCGAAGCGGCATGGCCCATCACCAACAGAATACGCTGAAAAGGATAAATCAAATTGACCCAGTTGATGGGCACTTGTTCCATACGGGCAAGGTTGGCTTCGAGCGTGGAGAAATGATAAAAAGCGTAATAATTGGCGTAAATCACCAGCGGCAAGCCAAGGCCATATCCGATTTTGATAACCGTCCAATAATCTTTGTTTGACCATGCGCCCGTCAGAAAACCCCATTTGAAAAGTGCCAGCCCCAACAGCATCAATGCCAACGAATCCCAAACTTCAAAGGGCAGGTATTTGGTCTGAATGTCAAAAGCAATGGGGCGCAAATAACTAGCCACGGTGCTATAATCCGACTTCATCTTTTTGGTATTGGCCTTGGCATCTTCACGGTTAGGAATCATGGTTTTTTCTATTTCCCGCCATTCGGTCAATGCCTTGTTTTGGGCGGCAGTCAGGGTTTGATTTTGACTTTTGGCTTTGGTGGCTTCCACATAAGCAATTCGTTTTTCACGGATGTCTTGGTACTGAATAGTGCCCGCCACAAAACTAACTACGGCTACGATGGGTACCGCCCACACCAAGTATTTGGGCGGAACATTACGAAAAAGATACAAAATCATACCGCAAACAGCGTAGAGATAAAGAATCTCCCCAATCCAAAGAATCAGATGAGAGTGTATCAGGCCAAACAGCAGCAGCCAAAACATACGTCGATAGTATAAGGCATGAACTGACGTACCTTTTGTGCCTTTATTGGCAATAAACAACAACACGCCAGCCCCGAACACCATGCCAAACATGGCCCGCATTTTGCCTTCAAAGAAAATACCGATGAATTGATAGAGCCAAAAGTTTGGGTTGTCTGGGTCATTTTTGAAGACTTCAAACGAATAATCTGCCATTGAAAACCCCGGTATATTCATTAATAAAATGCCGAGTAGCGCAAAGCCTCGCAGCATATCAATGATGGCAATGCGGCTGGATTCCGCAACGGGTGCAACGGCGGTTGTTTCAGAAGAAATGAGTTGTTCCATTGGTTTTTGAGAGGGTTTAAGTAGGGTAATGCAATCAGGGCAAATACGCGAGATTACGATAACCCAACCCTGATACAGCTTCTTTTAGGATCTGTTTAGAGGGCTACTTTACGGGTTACCAAACACAGCAAAGATAAAAATCAGGTTTCTGAAAGACTGCTCGTATTGTTCCAAAAACTTAGTTTATTGTTCCA encodes:
- a CDS encoding DUF418 domain-containing protein, with the protein product MQTQETLQPTTKSERISAMDTIRGISLFGILLMNIIGFGLYKAYFDPTNNGGATGWNLTVWWMNTLFFEGTMRGMFSMLFGAGILLFTGRSVENTPGTVVTDLFFRRLMWMLLFGIIHCYLLLWDGEILYCYALVGMFAFSFRHLLPKQLIIGAVVILLLAFAWTAKDYFQLKNTFETSTAAIIKKAKGQKLTKEEVKAIEKWTEKNKEDKATPEQLKEEMSARSKGYWSIVMHKAPGNMMAETVFIYRYNFLDTLAMMLWGMAFFKLGILNRTADAAAKSKRFYLLMALIGYGIGISINYYEGLLQVSNNFSILSINQSFLTYDLGRIPTTCGHIALIMLFVKSGFLPFLQKSLAAVGQMAFTNYITHSIICNFIFLGYGFSMYGKLQRYELYYIVIGIWTFQLIASPIWLKYFRFGPLEWLWRSLTYWKMQPMKR
- a CDS encoding DUF418 domain-containing protein; translated protein: MEQLISSETTAVAPVAESSRIAIIDMLRGFALLGILLMNIPGFSMADYSFEVFKNDPDNPNFWLYQFIGIFFEGKMRAMFGMVFGAGVLLFIANKGTKGTSVHALYYRRMFWLLLFGLIHSHLILWIGEILYLYAVCGMILYLFRNVPPKYLVWAVPIVAVVSFVAGTIQYQDIREKRIAYVEATKAKSQNQTLTAAQNKALTEWREIEKTMIPNREDAKANTKKMKSDYSTVASYLRPIAFDIQTKYLPFEVWDSLALMLLGLALFKWGFLTGAWSNKDYWTVIKIGYGLGLPLVIYANYYAFYHFSTLEANLARMEQVPINWVNLIYPFQRILLVMGHAASLILLYKSGVVQGLMNRLVAVGRMAFTNYISHSVICTLFFFGYGLNYFAELEFYQIYFVAFAIWVFQLIISPIWLKYFLFGPLEWLWRSLTYWKLQPFKK